A genome region from Natronobeatus ordinarius includes the following:
- a CDS encoding YkgJ family cysteine cluster protein, whose product MNSLEDELERARDLDVDEVADAIESIGFSCTRCGACCTREGEDDHTATVFPDEVRNLADATDREWRDVARPMPYGLSKTDDGDLEGETFEWALATDSCGDCVFYEEDDDGTGACVAHADRPLICRTYPFSLDLSGTSQPMGEAVDSVALPAHREGDEGGIVQIHECEGLGRDIARADAEELAATLKARAIRELEEAIALRDAYEHAAPGPGEVVVHDSEGAKRADGTSLEE is encoded by the coding sequence GTGAACTCCCTCGAGGACGAACTCGAGCGTGCCCGCGACCTCGACGTCGACGAGGTAGCCGACGCGATCGAGTCGATCGGCTTTTCGTGCACCCGCTGTGGGGCGTGCTGTACGCGCGAGGGCGAGGACGACCACACGGCGACGGTGTTCCCGGACGAGGTCAGGAACCTCGCCGACGCGACCGACCGCGAGTGGCGCGACGTCGCCCGGCCGATGCCCTACGGGCTCTCCAAGACCGACGATGGCGACCTCGAGGGCGAGACGTTCGAGTGGGCGCTTGCGACCGATTCGTGTGGCGACTGCGTCTTCTACGAGGAGGACGACGACGGGACCGGTGCCTGCGTCGCCCACGCCGACCGGCCGCTCATCTGTCGAACCTACCCGTTCAGTCTCGACCTCTCGGGGACGAGCCAGCCGATGGGCGAGGCCGTCGACAGCGTTGCGCTCCCGGCACACCGGGAAGGCGACGAAGGTGGGATCGTCCAGATTCACGAGTGCGAGGGACTTGGCCGCGACATCGCCCGCGCGGACGCCGAGGAACTGGCGGCGACGCTGAAAGCACGGGCGATCAGGGAACTCGAGGAAGCCATCGCCCTCCGGGACGCCTACGAACACGCCGCGCCCGGCCCCGGCGAGGTCGTCGTCCACGACTCCGAAGGGGCGAAACGGGCCGACGGGACGTCGCTCGAGGAGTGA
- a CDS encoding MBL fold metallo-hydrolase, protein MDVSRWSLETDTRAPDGQTNAYVLGTDPVALVDPAARTPELDRLVRDRAVDAILLTHTHADHVGAVAHYAAETGATVWACRGHVGRFRDATGVEPDRTFSSDTTIPLGDDRLHVLGAPGHAPDHVAIRAGSNGPICCGDCVVAEGSVVVGAPEGDLRAYLTTLRRLWAIDPPRLLPGHGPVVEQPRETLERLLEHRLERERRVLAAVEEGTQTVEAVLDAAYEKELTGVRDLARATVVAHLEKLAVEGALRLDGDRVRPR, encoded by the coding sequence ATGGACGTTTCCAGGTGGTCGCTCGAGACCGACACGCGCGCGCCGGACGGGCAGACCAACGCGTACGTGCTCGGGACCGACCCCGTGGCGCTCGTCGACCCTGCCGCCCGGACACCGGAACTCGACCGACTGGTTCGTGACCGGGCGGTCGACGCGATTCTCCTGACCCACACGCACGCCGACCACGTCGGGGCCGTTGCTCACTACGCAGCCGAGACGGGGGCGACGGTCTGGGCTTGCCGGGGACACGTCGGCCGGTTTCGCGACGCGACCGGCGTCGAACCCGATCGAACGTTCTCGAGCGACACGACGATCCCTCTCGGCGACGACCGCCTCCACGTCCTCGGCGCCCCCGGTCACGCGCCCGATCACGTGGCGATCCGCGCTGGATCGAACGGACCGATCTGCTGTGGCGACTGCGTCGTCGCCGAGGGCAGCGTCGTCGTCGGCGCGCCCGAGGGCGACCTGCGCGCGTACCTGACGACGCTCCGCCGGCTGTGGGCGATCGACCCGCCGCGACTGCTCCCCGGCCACGGCCCCGTCGTCGAGCAGCCGCGCGAGACGCTCGAGCGACTGCTCGAGCACCGCCTCGAGCGCGAGCGTCGGGTGCTCGCGGCCGTCGAAGAGGGTACACAAACGGTCGAGGCGGTGCTCGACGCCGCCTACGAGAAGGAGCTGACCGGGGTTCGCGACCTCGCGCGTGCGACCGTCGTCGCCCACCTCGAGAAACTCGCCGTCGAAGGCGCGCTCCGACTCGACGGCGACCGCGTCCGACCCCGGTAG
- a CDS encoding MarR family transcriptional regulator, translating into MSTTDDRAAAAEERLSEAEYRNRLRDLPPSAKLVAKVLESDSPLSQGQLAEESLLPDRTVRYALNRLEDVGLIGSRYSFRDARKQVYYLKR; encoded by the coding sequence ATGAGTACCACTGACGACCGTGCCGCTGCTGCCGAGGAGAGGCTCTCCGAGGCCGAATACCGCAACCGTCTCCGTGATCTTCCGCCGAGCGCCAAGCTCGTCGCGAAAGTTCTCGAGTCCGACTCTCCCCTCTCCCAGGGCCAGCTCGCCGAGGAATCGCTCCTTCCGGACCGAACCGTCCGCTACGCGCTGAACCGGCTCGAGGACGTCGGCCTCATCGGCTCCCGGTACAGCTTCCGCGACGCCCGAAAACAGGTCTACTACCTGAAACGCTGA
- a CDS encoding class I SAM-dependent methyltransferase codes for MKGQEWYQADDIAEEYDDKRFSRGGQLIDRREKTAVLEAITPLEDRSVLEIACGTGRFTVMLADRGADVVGLDISAAMLQRGREKAQRAGVSDRLEFLRGDAGRLPFPDDHFDTVVAMRFFHLADDPEAFLNEMRRVSREQIVFDTFNRFSARSVYNWALPMGSRLYSKSEVAVLLAKTDLTLVDVEDDFLVPYGVYRSIPNALAEPIRSIDRAVGRAPVTDHLASVSYWNTRVR; via the coding sequence GTGAAAGGACAGGAGTGGTACCAGGCCGACGACATCGCCGAGGAGTACGACGACAAACGATTCTCCCGGGGCGGCCAGCTGATCGACCGCCGGGAGAAAACGGCGGTCCTCGAGGCGATCACGCCCCTCGAGGATCGGAGCGTCCTCGAGATCGCCTGTGGTACCGGGCGGTTCACCGTCATGCTCGCCGACCGTGGCGCGGACGTCGTCGGACTCGATATCTCGGCTGCGATGTTGCAACGGGGACGGGAGAAAGCACAGCGGGCGGGCGTCTCCGACCGACTCGAGTTCCTCCGGGGCGACGCAGGTCGGCTGCCGTTTCCCGACGACCACTTCGATACGGTCGTCGCGATGCGGTTTTTCCACCTCGCAGACGACCCCGAGGCGTTCTTGAACGAGATGCGACGCGTCTCTCGAGAACAGATCGTCTTCGACACGTTCAACCGCTTTTCGGCGCGGAGCGTCTACAACTGGGCGCTCCCGATGGGGTCGCGACTCTACTCGAAGAGCGAGGTCGCGGTATTGCTGGCGAAGACCGACCTGACGCTGGTCGACGTCGAGGACGACTTCCTCGTTCCCTACGGCGTCTATCGATCGATTCCGAACGCCCTCGCGGAGCCGATTCGATCGATCGATCGGGCCGTCGGTCGCGCTCCCGTGACCGATCACCTCGCGTCGGTGTCCTACTGGAACACGCGCGTGCGGTGA
- a CDS encoding glycosyltransferase family 2 protein yields the protein MELSVVVPTLNDRERLLSCLDALSTALPERVERVVVNGPSSDGTTGAVRNRDDVDVLVEISERNPNVARNAGIEVATGDVVAFVGDAYVVSPSWYDAVERAIERGADVVTGPLDDGGTGDRNPPRAVTDRPVTRFHSDNVAFDRTILHELDGFDETLAVGGARDCAHRLAGLDVPIAWNEEMRVRSDVEADGGTDPHEADPCGDRYRALGYRLAKNYGLRPTVFARPLGSALRDGVYNARAVLGGDVKPTDWFTNGVAVASNTLRGLKGGLYVRYVSRPSRGNPAGLSSRHDRAVHVYDRR from the coding sequence ATGGAGCTCTCGGTGGTCGTCCCGACCCTCAACGACCGAGAGCGGTTGCTCTCCTGTCTCGACGCGCTGTCGACGGCGCTTCCCGAGCGCGTCGAACGCGTCGTCGTCAACGGCCCGTCCTCCGACGGGACGACCGGCGCCGTCAGGAACCGCGACGACGTCGACGTCCTCGTCGAGATCTCGGAACGAAATCCGAACGTCGCACGAAACGCAGGGATCGAGGTCGCCACGGGCGACGTCGTCGCGTTCGTCGGTGACGCGTACGTCGTTTCCCCGTCGTGGTACGACGCCGTCGAGCGCGCCATCGAACGCGGCGCCGACGTCGTCACCGGCCCCCTCGACGACGGCGGGACCGGCGACCGGAACCCGCCTCGAGCCGTCACCGACCGGCCCGTCACTCGCTTTCACAGTGACAACGTCGCGTTCGACCGAACCATCCTGCACGAACTCGACGGCTTCGACGAGACGCTCGCCGTCGGCGGTGCACGCGACTGTGCACACCGCCTGGCTGGCCTCGACGTCCCCATCGCCTGGAACGAAGAGATGCGCGTCAGAAGCGACGTCGAAGCCGACGGCGGGACCGATCCGCACGAGGCAGATCCCTGCGGTGACCGCTACCGAGCGCTCGGCTACCGGCTCGCGAAGAACTACGGCCTTCGGCCGACCGTGTTCGCTCGCCCGCTCGGCAGCGCCCTCCGCGACGGCGTCTACAACGCTCGAGCGGTCCTCGGCGGCGACGTGAAACCGACCGACTGGTTCACCAACGGTGTGGCGGTCGCGAGTAACACGCTCAGGGGACTGAAAGGCGGGCTGTACGTCCGATACGTTAGCCGGCCATCCCGTGGCAATCCCGCCGGCCTCTCCTCGCGTCACGACCGGGCGGTCCACGTCTACGACCGGCGGTGA
- a CDS encoding PUA domain-containing protein has product MSEPADATRALSGLRTIADYQFGAGAGDALFPPGESLTIKRTSSGRPQQIHADDGRLVSFGTDGRFTLGLEGGRRLHATLEHPAYRVIVDDESEPFVRDGKNVFAKFVVDVGDEVRPGDEVVVVHEDGAVLAVGRAELGAAAIRDFESGMAVAVREGVPNSA; this is encoded by the coding sequence ATGAGTGAACCTGCCGACGCGACCCGGGCGCTCTCCGGGCTTCGAACCATCGCGGACTACCAGTTCGGAGCGGGCGCGGGCGACGCGCTGTTTCCACCCGGGGAGTCGCTCACGATCAAGCGGACCTCCTCGGGTCGACCCCAGCAGATCCACGCCGACGACGGCCGCCTCGTCTCGTTCGGGACCGACGGCCGGTTCACCCTCGGGCTCGAGGGTGGCCGGCGACTCCATGCGACGCTCGAGCACCCCGCCTACCGCGTGATCGTCGACGACGAGAGCGAGCCGTTCGTCCGTGACGGCAAGAACGTCTTCGCGAAGTTCGTCGTCGACGTCGGCGACGAGGTCAGACCGGGTGACGAGGTCGTGGTCGTCCACGAAGACGGCGCCGTCCTGGCGGTCGGGCGGGCGGAACTCGGGGCCGCCGCGATCCGTGACTTCGAGAGCGGGATGGCCGTGGCCGTTCGCGAGGGGGTGCCCAATTCGGCGTGA
- a CDS encoding NYN domain-containing protein — translation MENVHPGQRVAVLVDAQNLYHTAQSIHSRNIDYTALLEEAVNDRQLTRAIAYVIRADSPDEESFFEALVDIGFETKIKDIKRFSDGTKKADWDVGMSLDAVTLANHVDTIVLCTGDGDFSRLCSHLRHEGVRVEVMAFEASTADELIAEAEAFVDLGERHETFLL, via the coding sequence ATGGAGAACGTCCACCCCGGTCAGCGCGTCGCCGTCCTCGTCGACGCTCAGAACCTGTATCACACCGCCCAGAGCATCCACAGCCGAAACATCGACTACACCGCGTTGCTCGAGGAAGCCGTGAACGACCGACAGCTCACGCGGGCCATCGCGTACGTCATCCGCGCCGACTCGCCCGACGAGGAGAGCTTCTTCGAGGCGCTCGTCGACATCGGCTTCGAGACGAAGATCAAGGACATCAAGCGATTTTCCGACGGAACGAAGAAGGCCGACTGGGACGTCGGAATGAGCTTAGACGCCGTCACGCTGGCGAACCACGTCGACACCATCGTTCTCTGCACCGGCGACGGTGACTTCTCCCGGCTCTGTTCGCACTTGCGTCACGAGGGCGTCCGCGTCGAGGTGATGGCCTTCGAGGCGTCGACCGCCGACGAACTCATCGCCGAGGCGGAGGCGTTCGTCGACCTCGGCGAGCGACACGAGACGTTCTTGCTCTAG
- a CDS encoding M48 family metallopeptidase, whose protein sequence is MSDFGLKVRMAIVGTILFAFYIAAATVIATVFALPILPVLVVGIVALPVIQYKLGKWLALRGAEDMPEEGQYAEVHRMTESLSRDMGVEKPRLMVMQMGVPNAFAVGRKGAGVVVVSTELMQLLRRDELEGVIAHEIAHIKNRDVITMVIGQSIAMIVGMAVYYVIALTGERNIGSILLGYAASIVAQTIVTIFVLAISRYREYVADADAREAIGSGDPLARALEKISGVSEGRESTLDDNMSALCIFNAERGLLASLFATHPPTEKRIERLRY, encoded by the coding sequence ATGAGTGACTTTGGACTGAAAGTACGGATGGCGATCGTGGGCACGATCCTGTTCGCATTCTACATCGCCGCCGCGACGGTGATCGCGACGGTGTTCGCCCTCCCAATCTTGCCGGTGCTCGTGGTGGGTATCGTCGCCCTGCCGGTGATCCAGTACAAACTCGGCAAGTGGCTCGCGCTGCGGGGTGCCGAGGACATGCCCGAGGAGGGCCAGTACGCGGAGGTTCACCGCATGACCGAATCGCTCTCCCGGGACATGGGGGTCGAAAAGCCCCGACTGATGGTCATGCAGATGGGCGTCCCCAACGCGTTCGCGGTCGGCCGCAAGGGCGCGGGCGTCGTCGTCGTCTCCACGGAGCTCATGCAGTTGCTCCGCCGGGACGAACTCGAGGGCGTCATCGCTCACGAGATCGCCCACATCAAAAACCGCGACGTGATCACGATGGTGATCGGCCAGTCGATCGCCATGATCGTCGGGATGGCCGTCTACTACGTGATCGCCCTCACCGGCGAGCGAAACATCGGGAGCATTCTCCTCGGCTACGCCGCCTCTATCGTCGCCCAGACGATCGTGACGATCTTCGTGCTCGCGATCTCGCGCTACCGCGAGTACGTCGCCGACGCCGACGCCCGCGAGGCCATCGGCAGCGGCGACCCGCTCGCGCGCGCCCTCGAGAAGATCTCCGGCGTCTCCGAGGGGCGTGAGTCGACGCTCGACGACAACATGAGCGCGCTCTGTATCTTCAACGCCGAACGCGGGCTGCTCGCGTCGCTCTTTGCGACCCACCCGCCGACGGAAAAGCGCATCGAGCGCCTTCGCTACTGA
- the dapA gene encoding 4-hydroxy-tetrahydrodipicolinate synthase, producing the protein MTSDIDLTGVFPAICTPFDADERIDFETLQRDAQRLEAAGVDGLVPVGSTGESATLTHDEHVQVVEAVIEAVDDVPVIAGTGSNNTREALELSERAADAGADGLLLISPYYNKPEQRGLYEHYRAIADAVDLPQIVYNVPGRTGQTIEPDTVVDLAEHPNIAGYKAAEGDLWAIGEITERTADADFSVLSGDDAVTLPLLSIGGTGTISVVANIEPERTCAMVGAALAGDYERARELHHELGPLMRHLFVETNPIPVKEAMEIRGYGPARMRPPLTRLSDEHRDELESILEDLEERPTEFANADAEADR; encoded by the coding sequence ATGACATCCGACATCGACCTCACCGGCGTCTTCCCGGCGATCTGTACGCCCTTCGACGCCGACGAACGCATCGACTTCGAAACGCTCCAGCGAGACGCCCAGCGCCTCGAGGCCGCGGGCGTCGACGGCCTCGTCCCCGTCGGCTCGACGGGCGAATCGGCGACGCTCACCCACGACGAACACGTCCAGGTCGTCGAGGCCGTCATCGAGGCCGTCGACGACGTGCCCGTCATCGCGGGCACGGGCTCGAACAACACCCGCGAGGCGCTCGAACTCTCAGAGCGCGCCGCCGACGCCGGCGCCGACGGGCTGTTGCTCATCTCGCCGTACTACAACAAGCCAGAACAGCGCGGCCTCTACGAACACTACCGAGCGATCGCCGACGCCGTCGACCTGCCACAGATCGTCTACAACGTCCCCGGCCGGACGGGACAAACGATCGAGCCCGATACGGTCGTCGACCTGGCCGAACACCCGAACATCGCCGGCTACAAGGCCGCCGAGGGCGACCTCTGGGCGATCGGCGAGATCACCGAGCGAACCGCGGACGCGGACTTTTCGGTCCTCTCCGGTGACGACGCGGTCACGCTGCCGCTGCTCTCGATCGGCGGAACGGGAACGATCAGCGTCGTTGCGAATATCGAGCCCGAGCGCACCTGCGCGATGGTCGGCGCGGCGCTCGCGGGCGACTACGAGCGCGCCCGTGAACTGCACCACGAACTCGGCCCGCTCATGCGCCACCTGTTCGTCGAGACCAACCCGATCCCGGTGAAAGAAGCGATGGAGATCCGCGGCTACGGTCCAGCCCGAATGCGCCCGCCGCTGACCCGACTCAGCGACGAGCACCGAGACGAACTCGAGTCGATCCTCGAAGACCTCGAGGAGCGGCCGACCGAGTTCGCGAACGCGGACGCGGAGGCCGATCGATGA
- the dapB gene encoding 4-hydroxy-tetrahydrodipicolinate reductase, with protein MTIGVGVTGATGRMGRAVLAAIADHAACEAVFAVNRTPVDEEEVGGVEIESAAEFDTLLREREPAVVIDFTGPDSALEYATRCADAGVAFVTGTTGFDEDDLEALRAASEDVPVLHAPNFARGVQALVNVVGEAVRNLPGYDVEVVETHHNGKRDAPSGTANRLLEEIEANGDFAGRTHGREGDQPREAGEIGVHALRAGDVTGEHVVLLAGNHEEVRLTHRAEDRGVFAAGAVDAAAWIAERKAGWYDFADVIDE; from the coding sequence ATGACGATCGGGGTCGGCGTCACCGGGGCGACGGGGCGGATGGGCCGTGCGGTGCTCGCCGCGATCGCCGACCACGCCGCGTGTGAGGCCGTCTTCGCCGTCAACCGGACGCCGGTCGACGAGGAGGAGGTCGGCGGCGTCGAGATCGAGTCGGCCGCCGAGTTCGACACGCTCCTCAGAGAGCGCGAGCCGGCCGTCGTGATCGACTTCACGGGACCGGACTCGGCACTCGAGTACGCGACTCGCTGTGCCGACGCGGGCGTGGCGTTCGTCACCGGGACGACGGGCTTCGACGAGGACGACCTCGAGGCCCTCCGTGCGGCGAGCGAGGACGTTCCGGTGCTCCACGCGCCGAACTTCGCCCGCGGGGTCCAGGCGCTCGTCAACGTCGTCGGCGAGGCCGTGCGAAATCTGCCGGGCTACGACGTCGAGGTCGTCGAGACCCACCACAACGGCAAGCGCGACGCGCCGAGCGGAACGGCGAATCGCCTGCTCGAGGAGATCGAGGCGAACGGCGACTTCGCGGGCCGAACGCACGGCCGGGAGGGCGACCAGCCCCGCGAGGCGGGCGAGATCGGCGTTCACGCGCTCCGGGCGGGCGACGTCACGGGCGAGCACGTCGTCCTCCTGGCGGGCAACCACGAGGAGGTCAGGCTCACCCACCGCGCCGAGGACCGCGGCGTCTTCGCCGCTGGCGCGGTCGACGCGGCTGCCTGGATCGCAGAACGGAAGGCCGGCTGGTACGACTTTGCGGACGTGATCGACGAATGA
- a CDS encoding 2,3,4,5-tetrahydropyridine-2,6-dicarboxylate N-succinyltransferase, translating into MSLENEIGDLWNRYQSDDVDAASATDDDRATLEAFLDALEAGEVRAAEKRDGEWQANEWVKRGILLNFGLRENRAFEYGGVDHYDVLPLRETADLGERHTRNTPNGTTIRRGAYLGADCIMMSPSFVNVGAYVGDGTLVDSCDTVGSCAQIGANVKLGANTLIGGVLEPVEDAPVVIEDGVSLGAGCRVTSGFVVGEDSVVGENTLLTPRIPVYDLVEEEVLYGELPSERRAFTRFVESSVSDHDIFSGGAYKPAVVATDLETETLEATAREEVLRE; encoded by the coding sequence ATGAGTCTCGAGAACGAGATCGGGGATCTGTGGAACCGGTACCAGAGCGACGACGTCGACGCCGCCTCGGCGACCGACGACGACCGCGCGACGCTCGAGGCGTTCCTCGACGCGCTCGAGGCGGGCGAGGTGCGCGCCGCCGAGAAGCGCGACGGGGAGTGGCAGGCCAACGAGTGGGTCAAGCGGGGCATCCTGCTCAACTTCGGGCTCCGGGAGAACCGGGCGTTCGAGTACGGCGGCGTCGACCACTACGACGTCCTGCCCCTGCGCGAGACCGCCGACTTAGGCGAGCGCCACACCAGGAACACGCCGAACGGGACGACCATCCGCCGCGGGGCGTACCTCGGTGCCGACTGCATTATGATGAGTCCGAGCTTCGTCAACGTCGGCGCGTACGTCGGCGACGGCACGCTCGTCGACTCCTGCGATACGGTGGGTTCCTGCGCTCAGATCGGCGCGAACGTCAAACTCGGCGCGAACACGCTGATCGGCGGCGTGCTGGAACCCGTCGAGGACGCCCCGGTCGTGATCGAAGACGGCGTCTCGCTGGGTGCGGGCTGTCGGGTCACCTCCGGGTTCGTCGTCGGCGAGGATAGCGTCGTCGGTGAGAACACCCTCCTGACCCCACGAATCCCCGTCTACGACCTCGTCGAGGAGGAGGTGCTGTACGGCGAACTGCCGTCCGAACGACGGGCGTTCACCCGCTTCGTCGAGTCGTCTGTCAGCGATCACGACATCTTTTCCGGCGGCGCGTACAAGCCCGCCGTCGTCGCCACCGACCTCGAGACGGAGACGCTCGAGGCCACCGCGCGCGAGGAGGTGCTGCGAGAGTGA